The following coding sequences are from one Clarias gariepinus isolate MV-2021 ecotype Netherlands chromosome 19, CGAR_prim_01v2, whole genome shotgun sequence window:
- the ankhd1 gene encoding ankyrin repeat and KH domain-containing protein 1 isoform X5: MQDAVAGTAMLTDGFEDEIDSVTPRSPELRMGVGATPGAGLGGLGLGVGGKKVRLFGEPGGPAADRLDFKLTAAAVLSSGPGSGSDEDEVSEVESFILDQEDLDNPVLKTASELLLSSAADGADLRTVDPETQARLEALLEAAGIGKLSTADGKAFADPEVLRRLTSSVSCALDEAAAALTRMRAENTLNASQADNRSLPEACSDGDVNAVKKLLDEGHSVNEHTEEGESLLCLACSAGYYELAQVLLAMHANVEDRGIKGDITPLMAAASGGYVDIVKLLLVHGADVNAQSSSGNTALTYACAGGFLDVVKVLLKEGANIEDHNENGHTPLMEAASAGHVEVARVLLEYGAGINTHSNEFKESALTLACYKGHLDMVRFLLEAGADQEHKTDEMHTALMEACMDGHVEVARLLLDSGAQVNMPADSFESPLTLAACGGHVELAALLIERGANLEEVNDEGYTPLMEAAREGHEEMVALLLAQGANINAQTEETQETALTLACCGGFLEVADFLIKAGADIELGCSTPLMEAAQEGHLELVKYLLAAGANVHATTATGDTALTYACENGHTDVADVLLQTGADLEHESEGGRTPLMKAARAGHLCTVQFLISKGANVNRATANNDHTVVSLACAGGHLAVVELLLAHGADPTHRLKDGSTMLIEAAKGGHTNVVSYLLDYPNNILSVPAPDLSQLTPPSHETSQAPRVPFQALAMVVPPQEPDSVPSTIATPPPVTNKGMSKQRLSSLQSNAVATGGLDADLLPPFHPYQPLECIVEETEGKLNELGQRISAIEKAQLQSLELIQGEPLTKDKIEELKKSREEQVQKKKKILKELQKVERQLQLKTQQQFTKEYMEGKMKEEPGQAAGVEAPGTPLPPQATQLGSSPGCTDDNDIEGHQPLPADEDDDEEGEEEEDDDDDDDDEEDGDYAELPQVDTILYQKGGGQPAPPLPPQPHSLQGPPPPPLQSSFVPIQPMSAQQSTDFGSAEYPGSSSPDLHRVMLGQQLSGLGPGLLAQAPDGLMVATPAQTLTDTLDDIMAAVSSRVPMINTTTSPIPQPTTQTPMNTVSPPSMLPLYPSVDIDAHTESNHDTALTLACAGGHEELVSVLIARGANIEHRDKKGFTPLILAATAGHVGVVEILLDKGGDIEAQSERTKDTPLSLACSGGRQEVVELLLLRGANKEHRNVSDYTPLSLAASGGYVNIIKILLNAGAEINSRTGSKLGISPLMLAAMNGHVPAVKLLLDMGSDINAQIETNRNTALTLACFQGRAEVVSLLLDRKANVEHRAKTGLTPLMEAASGGYAEVGRVLLDKGADVNAPPVPSSRDTALTIAADKGHYKFCELLINRGAHIDVRNKKGNTPLWLAANGGHFDVVQLLVQAGADVDAADNRKITPLMAAFRKGHVKVVQYLVKEVNQFPSDIECMRYIATIADKELLKKCHQCMETIVKAKDQQAAEANKNASILLKELDLEKSREESKKQALAAKREKRKEKRKKKKEEQKKKLEEEEAKVKDTFSETQDQKEDSAEEPEVPIEPPSATTTTTIGISATSTTFTNAFSKKRANVVTTPSTNRKNKKNKTKDSPSEPIILQDPQVALAQQKADKNKIHGEPRGGGAPGGTSDSDNLDSTDCNSESSNGSKSQDLADLSSSFTSFSSSAPAVSSQPLPMTEKKPGLSHPTSREEKVTVSISKPQQKSHDIISDLTPSSLPSSFKTISLPVTSPNSKMNLTSPKRGQKREEGWKEVVRRSKKLSVPASVVSRIMGRGGCNITAIQDVTGAHIDVDKQKDKNGERMITIRGGTESTRHAVQLINALIQDPAKELEDLIPRNHIRQPGTNTKIGSTYTTSTGATSTTAASSKGLSSVVPSSSVSFQSSSNSTTQQAGKMGKNMAPGVRPPFVSLPPLAYAHPQLALLAAQTMHQIRHPRLPMAQFGGTFPPSPNTWGPFPVRPVSPGSANSSPKHSGNAALRPSSSAPAPAEHPAPVSNANVAPGSTASPPSTVPSKTPTPTSVRKQLFSAEPKPTAAPAVATTASSTPTSQVPPAPISCAPTTPTTPPPMPAPIAPPTQHTQALKTETAPAGTPAKEKSVADLAVPVSSAPCEGSSPSTPLHFPASPSAQPALPVQPEGRQQLPFPLTSSTEPSSSSSVQPGVSLSVSRPVPPNTISSTVANTSSTLPHYATPAASGVSTRLQPPTYYPMGPGAPLQEQQSVFVPQGATQEPLKQQQQSAQPSLATANMPPPSLQISSTMGMINGSQVHLHSGKAQLPSNFGHAAIFNHFSSIFDSNQVGNNQVWGACHLPTRTPPEQPFSAPPAFMGGMGQMESSMPPPDGSKAPGYRCTSQRVVSSPIGIHPMDPSGNSISSSTALTSFATSMSASPVFLQGPAPVGTPSFSRQHFSPHPWSASTSCESPVPSVSSGASSPLCTSTVTPALIQAKPSSSSQQDRKVPPPIGTERLARIRQTGSVSHTMLPTSYTPPVGQGGIWSFGVGSASEAMSGWSQPMMGGPVMHQQLQEQSAFSQHQAMERDDTGIVAPSNTFHQPMPTNFMDFPKGLPMSMYGGTMIPPHPQMAEAPGGPMYNGLHTTDPAWNPILKVVPSSAENSDPQQVWPGTWAPHVGNVHLNHIN; this comes from the exons GTGGAGTCCTTCATCTTAGACCAGGAAGACCTGGATAACCCAGTCCTAAAGACGGCGTCGGAGCTGCTCCTATCCAGTGCAGCCGACGGAGCTGACCTCAGAACAGTAGATCCAGAGACACAAGCACGGCTTGAGGCGTTACTAGAGGCGGCag GCATTGGTAAACTGTCCACTGCCGATGGCAAAGCCTTCGCAGATCCCGAGGTGCTACGACGTCTGACGTCATCAGTGAGCTGCGCGCTGGACGAAGCCGCCGCTGCCCTCACACGCATGAGGGCCGAAAACACACTCAACGCCAGTCAGGCGGACAA CCGTAGCCTGCCTGAGGCCTGCTCCGACGGAGACGTGAACGCAGTAAAGAAGCTGCTGGACGAAGGCCACAGCGTCAACGAGCACACAGAAGAAGGAGAGAGCCTGCTCTGTCTGGCCTGCTCCGCCGGATACTATGAGCTCGCACAG GTCTTACTGGCCATGCACGCAAATGTAGAGGACCGAGGCATCAAGGGCGACATCACGCCTCTCATGGCTGCTGCTAGTGGTGGTTACGTAGACATCGTCAAACTGCTCCTAGTGCACGGAGCGGACGTCAATGCACAGTCCTCTTCAG GTAACACGGCACTGACGTACGCTTGTGCTGGCGGTTTCCTGGACGTGGTCAAAGTTCTGCTGAAAGAGGGAGCTAACATCGAGGACCACAACGAGAACGGCCACACTCCCCTGATGGAGGCAGCAAGCGCGGGGCACGTGGAGGTGGCACGTGTGCTCCTGGAGTACGGAGCAGGGATCAACACACACTCCAACGAGTTCAAGGAAAGCGCTCTGACACTAGCCTGCTATAAAG GGCATTTGGACATGGTGCGGTTTCTCTTGGAGGCAGGAGCTGACCAGGAACACAAGACGGACGAGATGCACACGGCACTCATGGAAGCCTGCATG GACGGGCACGTAGAGGTGGCGCGGTTGCTGTTGGACAGTGGTGCGCAGGTGAACATGCCGGCGGATTCGTTCGAGTCGCCACTCACACTGGCGGCCTGCGGAGGGCACGTGGAACTGGCAGCACTGCTGATAGAGAGGGGGGCCAACCTGGAGGAGGTCAACGATGAGGGATACACTCCTCTCATGGAGGCTGCACGCGAGGGTCATGAAGAAATGGTGGCTCTGCTTCTGGCACAAG GTGCAAACATCAACGCTCAGACAGAGGAGACGCAGGAGACGGCGCTGACTCTGGCCTGCTGCGGGGGCTTCTTGGAGGTGGCTGACTTCCTCATCAAGGCCGGAGCAGATATCGAGCTCGGATGCTCCACTCCTCTCATGGAGGCTGCGCAAGAGGGACATCTGGAGCTGGTCAAGTACCTGCTGGCTGCTG GAGCCAACGTCCACGCCACGACAGCAACGGGGGACACAGCACTAACGTACGCCTGCGAAAACGGACACACGGACGTGGCCGATGTGCTGCTTCAAACTGGGGCTGACCTG gaaCATGAGTCAGAAGGTGGAAGAACTCCTCTGATGAAAGCAGCCAGAGCAGGACATCTGTGCACTGTGCAGTTTCTAATCAGTAAAG GTGCTAACGTGAACAGAGCCACAGCCAATAATGATCACACAGTGGTGTCTCTCGCCTGCGCTGGAGGTCACCTGGCTGTGGTTGAGCTGCTGCTGGCTCATGGTGCAGACCCTACTCACAGACTGAAG GACGGCTCAACGATGCTGATCGAAGCTGCTAAGGGTGGTCACACTAATGTGGTCTCCTACCTGCTAGACTACCCAAACAACATTTTGTCAGTCCCTGCACCAGATCTGTCTCAACTCACTCCCCCTTCCCATGAAACGTCTCAG GCTCCTCGCGTCCCATTCCAAGCTCTGGCCATGGTGGTACCCCCTCAGGAGCCAGACAGCGTGCCCTCCACCATTGCCACACCCCCACCCGTCACAAACAAAG GAATGTCCAAACAAAGGTTGAGCAGCCTGCAGAGCAACGCTGTGGCCACAGGGGGCCTGGATGCCGACCTTCTCCCTCCATTCCACCCGTACCAGCCACTCGAGTGCATCGTTGAGGAGACGGAAGGCAAGCTCAATGAGCTGGGCCAGCGCATTAGCGCTATCGAGAAGGCCCAACTGCAGTCGCTAGAGCTGATCCAGGGCGAGCCGCTCACCAAAGACAAGATCGAGGAGCTGAAGAAGAGCCGTGAGGAGCAggtgcagaaaaagaaaaaaatcctgaaagagCTGCAGAAGGTGGAGCGGCAGCTGCAGCTCAAGACACAGCAGCAGTTCACCAAAGAGTACATGGAGGGAAAGATGAAGGAGGAGCCGGGTCAGGCGGCAGGGGTGGAGGCGCCCGGCACGCCCCTGCCACCACAGGCCACGCAGCTGGGCTCCAGTCCAGGGTGCACGGACGACAACGACATTGAGGGTCACCAGCCGCTCCCTGCTGATGAGGACGACGATGAGGAgggtgaagaagaagaagacgacgATGACGACGATGACGATGAGGAAGACGGCGATTACGCAGAGCTCCCACAGGTCGATACCATCCTGTACCAAAAGGGAGGAGGACAACCGGCGCCACCTCTTCCTCCTCAACCCCACAGCCTACAGGGCCCTCCACCTCCCCCGCTACAGTCCAGCTTCGTCCCCATTCAGCCTATGAGTGCACAGCAGTCCACAGACTTCGGCAGCGCGGAGTACCCAGGCAGCAGCAGCCCCGACCTGCATAGAGTTATGTTGGGCCAGCAGCTATCTGGACTCGGGCCTGGTCTCCTCGCACAGGCACCGGATGGCCTCATGGTGGCCACACCTGCACAGACGCTTACAGACACGCTGGACGACATCATGGCAG CGGTGAGCAGCAGAGTGCCTATGATAAACACTACAACCTCACCCATACCTCAGCCCACAACACAGACGCCCATGAACACTGTCTCCCCACCCTCCATGCTCCCACTCTATCCATCTGTTGACATCGATGCACAT ACGGAGAGCAATCATGACACGGCTCTGACTCTGGCCTGTGCGGGCGGCCATGAAGAGCTTGTGTCGGTGCTTATCGCGCGTGGTGCGAACATTGAGCACCGGGACAAAAAGG GGTTCACTCCTTTGATCCTGGCTGCCACAGCGGGTCATGTTGGCGTTGTTGAGATTCTTTTGGACAAAGGCGGGGACATCGAGGCTCAGTCTGAAAGGACCAAAGACACCCCTCTCTCCTTGGCATGCTCAGGCGGCAGGCAAGAG GTGGTGGAATTATTGCTTCTCCGTGGTGCTAACAAGGAGCATCGAAACGTGTCCGACTACACCCCGCTTAGCCTGGCAGCCTCAGGAGGATACGTAAATATAATCAAGATTCTCCTCAACGCTGGAGCTGAGATCAACTCTAG gaCGGGCAGCAAGCTGGGCATCTCTCCTTTAATGTTGGCAGCCATGAATGGCCATGTACCTGCAGTGAAGCTGCTACTGGACATGGGCTCCGATATCAATGCTCAGATCGAAACCAATCGCAACACCGCGCTGACGCTGGCCTGCTTCCAGGGTAGAGCTGAGGTAGTCAGTCTGCTGCTAGACCGCAAGGCCAACGTCGAGCATCGGGCTAAG ACGGGGCTCACCCCTCTCATGGAAGCTGCATCTGGTGGTTATGCCGAGGTGGGCCGTGTGCTGCTGGATAAAGGTGCTGATGTGAATGCCCCTCCCGTCCCCTCTTCACGTGACACTGCACTTACTATCGCTGCAGACAAGGGCCACTACAAGTTCTGTGAGCTTCTAATTAACAG AGGGGCTCACATTGACGTGCGCAATAAGAAGGGGAACACGCCTCTGTGGCTGGCTGCAAATGGGGGACATTTCGATGTAGTGCAGCTGCTAGTACAGGCAGGAGCTGATGTGGATGCAGCAGACAACCGCAAGATCACACCTCTTATGGCGGCATTCCGTAAA gggcATGTGAAAGTGGTCCAGTATTTGGTAAAGGAGGTGAATCAGTTCCCCTCTGACATCGAGTGCATGAGATACATCGCCACTATTGCAGATAAG GAGCTTCTGAAGAAGTGTCATCAGTGCATGGAAACCATTGTGAAAGCCAAAGACCAGCAGGCTGCTGAGGCTAACAAGAATGCCAGTATTCTCCTCAAGGAACTTGATCTTGAGAAG TCTCGTGAGGAAAGCAAAAAACAAGCTCTGGCAGCAAAAAGAGAGAAGCGCAAAGAGAAAcgcaagaagaagaaggaggaacAGAAGAAAAAGCTTGAGGAAGAGGAGGCAAAAGTGAAGGATACATTTTCTGAGACACAAGACCAGAAGGAGGACTCTGCTGAAG AGCCAGAGGTTCCCATTGAGCCCCCAAGcgccactaccaccaccaccattgGCATCTCTGCCACCTCCACCACCTTCACCAATGCCTTTAGCAAAAAGCGCGCCAACGTGGTCACTACGCCGAGTACCAAccgaaagaataaaaagaacaaGACCAAGGACTCACCCAGCGAGCCTATCATCCTACAGGACCCTCAGGTGGCACTAGCGCAACAAAAGGCAGATAAAAACAAGATCCATGGTGAACCACGAGGCGGCGGGGCACCTGGGGGCACCAGTGATTCGGACAACCTGGACAGCACAGACTGCAACAGTGAAAGCAGCAACGGCAGTAAAAGCCAGGACCTGGCGGACCTGTCGTCTTCATTCACTTCGTTCTCCTCCTCCGCTCCAGCAGTGTCCAGTCAGCCTCTACCTATGACTGAGAAGAAACCGGGCCTGTCGCACCCTACTTCTCGGGAAGAGAAGGTCACAGTGTCTATTTCCAAACCACAACAGAA ATCTCATGATATTATTAGTGACTTGACCCCCAGTTCCCTGCCCTCATCTTTCAAGACCATTTCACTGCCAGTCACCTCACCTAACAGCAAGATGAACCTCACCAGCCCTAAAAGGGGCCAAAAGAGAGAGGAGGGATGGAAAGAAGTTGTACGAAG GTCAAAGAAACTTTCTGTCCCAGCCTCTGTGGTGTCTCGGATTATGGGCAGAGGTGGCTGCAATATCACAGCCATTCAAGATGTGACGGGTGCGCACATAGATGTtgacaaacaaaaagacaaaaacggCGAGAGAATGATCACCATCAG AGGTGGCACGGAGTCCACGCGACATGCCGTTCAGTTGATCAATGCGCTTATCCAGGACCCCGCCAAAGAGCTAGAGGACCTGATACCTCGCAACCACATTCGTCAGCCTGGCACTAACACCAAAATTGGCTCTACTTACACCACCTCCACAGGGGCCACCAGCACCACTGCGGCCAGTTCGAAAGGCCTATCGTCAGTCGTGCCCTCCTCCAGCGTGTCCTTCCAGTCCTCCTCCAACTCGACCACTCAGCAGGCTGGCAAAATGGGCAAAAACATGGCACCAGGTGTTAGACCTCCATTTGTCTCTCTACCACCGCTGGCCTACGCGCACCCCCAGCTGGCTTTGCTGGCAGCGCAGACCATGCACCAGATCCGTCACCCACGCCTGCCAATGGCACAGTTCGGTGGCACGTTCCCTCCCTCGCCCAACACGTGGGGGCCGTTCCCCGTGCGCCCTGTAAGCCCTGGCAGCGCTAACAGCTCTCCCAAACACAGTGGCAATGCGGCCCTACGTCCTTCCAGCTCCGCCCCTGCTCCAGCCGAGCACCCTGCTCCGGTGTCAAATGCTAACGTTGCCCCTGGTTCCACTGCCTCTCCCCCCAGCACGGTCCCCTCCAAAACACCTACACCAACCTCAGTAAGGAAGCAGCTCTTCTCCGCCGAGCCCAAGCCTACAGCAGCACCTGCTGTCGCCACCACTGCAAGCAGCACCCCTACTTCGCAGGTCCCTCCTGCTCCCATCAGCTGTGCTCCCACCACTCCGACGACTCCTCCCCCAATGCCGGCCCCTATTGCCCCACCTACACAGCATACTCAAGCCCTGAAGACGGAAACCGCTCCCGCTGGTACGCCTGCTAAAGAGAAATCGGTGGCTGATCTGGCTGTTCCTGTTTCTAGCGCCCCATGTGAGGGCTCCAGCCCCTCAACCCCTCTGCACTTCCCTGCATCTCCTTCTGCACAGCCTGCACTGCCTGTCCAGCCCGAGGGCAGACAGCAGCTGCCCTTCCCCCTTACCTCCAGCACAGAACCGAGTTCCTCTTCTAGTGTCCAACCgggtgtgtctctgtctgtctctcgtcCTGTACCGCCCAACACGATCAGCAGCACGGTTGCAAACACCAGCAGCACCTTACCTCACTACGCCACACCTGCTGCATCTGGGGTCTCGACTCGCTTACAACCCCCAACGTACTACCCCATGGGACCCGGAGCCCCTTTGCAGGAGCAGCAGTCTGTTTTCGTGCCCCAGGGTGCAACACAGGAGCCCCTTAAACAGCAACAGCAGTCTGCCCAGCCTAGCTTAGCCACGGCTAACATGCCACCCCCTTCACTTCAGATATCCTCTACTATGGGCATGATAAATGGATCACAGGTGCACCTTCACAGCGGCAAAGCGCAGCTGCCATCCAACTTCGGTCATGCGGCTATATTCAATCACTTTTCAAGTATCTTCGACAGCAACCAGGTGGGCAACAACCAGGTGTGGGGGGCCTGTCACCTTCCTACTCGCACTCCACCAGAGCAGCCCTTCAGTGCCCCACCTGCATTCATGGGAGGGATGGGGCAGATGGAGAGCAGTATGCCCCCTCCTGATGGCTCCAAGGCCCCAGGATATCGCTGCACCTCCCAGCGAGTCGTCTCTAGCCCCATTG GCATTCACCCCATGGACCCCTCAGGCAATTCGATCTCTTCTTCCACCGCGCTCACCAGCTTTGCCACGAGCATGTCGGCCAGCCCCGTTTTCCTGCAGGGCCCAGCTCCTGTCGGGACGCCCTCTTTCAGCCGCCAGCACTTTTCCCCTCATCCTTGGAGCGCCTCCACGTCCT GTGAGTCTCCAGTGCCCTCAGTGTCATCTGGAGCATCTTCTCCATTGTGCACGTCCACCGTGACACCCGCACTGATCCAAGCCAAGCCTAGCAGTTCCAGTCAGCAGGACCGCAAAGTGCCCCCGCCCATCGGGACAGAGCGCCTGGCTCGGATCCGACAGACCGGCTCAGTCAGTCACACCATGCTGCCCACCAGTTACACGCCACCAGTCGGACAGGGTGGCATCTGGTCTTTCGGAGTGGGCAGTGCCTCCG AAGCAATGTCAGGCTGGTCTCAGCCTATGATGGGAGGACCCGTGATGCACCAGCAGCTGCAGGAGCAGTCGGCGTTCTCCCAGCACCAGGCTATGGAGCGAGATGACACTGGCATCGTTGCTCCATCTAACACCTTTCACCAGCCCATGCCCACTAACTTCATGGATTTTCCAAAG GGGTTGCCAATGTCGATGTATGGAGGAACGATGATCCCTCCTCACCCACAAATGGCCGAGGCTCCTGGAGGCCCCATGTATAATGGGCTCCACACAACTGACCCAGCCTGGAACCCCATCTTAAAAGTCGTCCCCAGCTCAGCTGAAAATTCAGACCCACAGCAG GTGTGGCCTGGGACTTGGGCCCCGCATGTGGGAAATGTGCATCTGAATCACATCAACTAA